One window of Microbacterium sp. 1S1 genomic DNA carries:
- a CDS encoding TetR/AcrR family transcriptional regulator, which translates to MPASPNTNSNARGRATARAIEAAAVRLATEKGVAALTVDEICVAAGVKQRTFFNHFPTKEDALLGAAQPRLNEQRVREYLSDDGVGVLTGALGLVELPAAADGQEDLLEARLRVLSASPALAERQAARLLPLAQEVREIIRLKLRALDRERPASQVDAAADVLTRIASALMLRPGPSDGAGAGLDDLRWVWARLL; encoded by the coding sequence ATGCCTGCGTCGCCCAACACGAACAGCAATGCCCGCGGGCGCGCGACCGCCCGAGCTATCGAAGCGGCGGCGGTGCGGCTCGCCACGGAGAAGGGCGTCGCCGCGCTGACGGTCGATGAGATCTGTGTCGCAGCGGGCGTCAAGCAGCGCACGTTCTTCAATCACTTCCCGACCAAGGAGGATGCGCTGCTCGGGGCGGCGCAGCCGCGGCTGAACGAGCAGCGGGTGCGGGAGTACCTGAGCGACGATGGCGTGGGTGTCCTCACCGGGGCGCTGGGCCTGGTGGAACTCCCGGCGGCGGCGGACGGGCAGGAGGATCTCCTCGAGGCGAGGCTCCGCGTGCTCTCCGCCTCCCCGGCCTTGGCGGAGCGGCAGGCGGCCCGGCTGCTGCCGCTGGCACAGGAGGTACGGGAGATCATCCGGCTCAAGCTGCGCGCGCTCGATCGGGAGCGGCCGGCATCGCAGGTGGACGCCGCGGCAGACGTGCTCACGCGTATCGCAAGCGCGCTCATGCTGCGGCCCGGCCCGTCCGACGGGGCAGGCGCGGGGCTGGACGACCTCCGATGGGTGTGGGCCCGTCTGCTCTGA